Sequence from the Pelodiscus sinensis isolate JC-2024 chromosome 30, ASM4963464v1, whole genome shotgun sequence genome:
ctctatcatatcccccacttggtcatttcttttctaagctgaaaagtcccagtttttttaatccctcttcatatgggacccattccaaacccctaataatttttgttgccattttctaaatcttttccaatgccaagagatccttttttagatgaggtgaccacatctgtatgcagtgttcAAGGTGTGAGCACACcagggatttatacagaggcaataagatattctctgtcttattctcccaAACTTACTTTTGAAGTGTTACATGGGTCTATACCAAGAGCCCTACTGCAATCTAGAGCTATCCTGTCTACCGCTTCTCCCGTATCCACAGGTCCAGGAAACATGGACAAGAGGGACATTAGGGTGGTTTGGCAgcatttgttcttgataaatccactGTGGTAATTCcctattttcaatatttttttaggtgcttacacatttattttttaaaaaattgttccaCTGTCTTTCCAGGTACAGTGCCATAAACATGTTACAAATCTTTGCCTGAAAGAAGATGACTTCTTTTGCGTTCAGTTTCATGAGGTATCTCAGAGGCCCTGTGAGAATTTTTGCCCCTGGGAATTCCCTGTTAGTGTTTCTTATTGAGGTAGCAAAATCATTTCACTTCCAAAACCATATTTAATGAGCGGGTGAAAGCAAAGTTCCTTTTCTGGGTGAAGAAGGGAGGAGAAATGgcaagagagcagcagctgcagagacagACAGGAATTCAACGAAGCAGAGCtggcttttgtttcttttctaacGGACAGCATCCCCTCCTTTGCCGGTCTGACAAGGTAAAAAATATAAAACTATAAcataggctgaacctctctagtccagcactctcaggacctgactggtgctggaccagggaatttgccggactaTGGGAGATCAATATGGTCTAGGAGCATCACCAAAactcccactgcttactgggctctgagaagacattcagggggtaaattagagctaaataacagcacagaacatggagagtcaggtctggtggctgtaaacaaactttatgagtttgtgggaaagttggccacccccatgataagtgggcatccggctcactaacatcatgccggactacggatgttgccggaccagagactATGCATGATCAGTCATATGCTCTAGTGCCCCCTAGCCCATTTATTGTGCAATAGGAGAGACTGCTGTGGTCATTGCATATGATTTTCTGTATAACACAAGGCCACACAACACCTCAGAAAAAGGTCCTAGAATACAGATACAAATTAAGCAAGATCTAATGGCTGGGAGTGGAAGTCAAGCCATGGCTTATTAATGACTTTCTCATTAATAAAtgagggaaatgcaacctagatggagctactgttAGTGAGGTGCATAACTGTTACCAGGGAgaagttatcaatggttcacattCATGCTAGgagggttctggggctggttcACTTCAATATCAGTGACATAAATAAAGGCATAGGAAGTCCACttgcaaagtttgcagataagaccaagctgggaggggttgcgcatgctttggaggataggtcataattcaaaactatctggacaaactggggagagactctgaggtaaacaggatgaaatgtaataaggcacatgcaaagtgctccacttaggaaggaacaatcaatcagtttcacacacagagaatgggaagtgactgtctaggaaggagtactgcagaaagggatctaggggtcatagtggaccacaagctgaatatgaatcaacagtatgacacggttgaaaaaaaaatcaaatatcattctgggatgtgtaacaggaatgttgtgagcaacacACGAGAACTCATTGTTCTgctccactctgtgctgattagccccaagttggagtattgtgcccagttctgggcaccacattacaGGAGAGATATgccaaactggagaaggtccagagaagatgaataaaggtctagaaaacatgacatgtgagggaagactgaaaaaattgtgtttgtttagtctggaaaagagaagactgagaggggacatgatagcagttttcaagtacctaaaaggttgttacaaagaagagggagaaaaattgttctcttggcCTCTGGTAACAGgagaagaatcaatgggcttaaactgcagcaagggaggtttaggttggatgttaggaaaaacttcctacctatcAGAGCGgtgaaaccctggaataaattgccgagggaggttgtggaatctccatcactggagatatttaagagcaggttggacagacacctgccagggatgttctaaatggtgcttgatcctgccatgaggacaggggactggacttgatgacctcttgaggtcccttccagttctatgattctgtgaacatCAGATTGGATGTGAGGTGCCCAATTATAACAGAAAGGGGAATTGATCATTGGAATAACTTAGCAAGGGTGGaggtggattctccattactgGTAGTTTTGGAACCAAGAATGGATCTTTTCCTAAAAGTGATTCTCTAGTTTGAATTATTGTGGGAGAGTTTTGTGGCAGCAGCTAAgtagaaggtcagactagatgatcactggGGTCCCGTCTGATCCTGGAACCTATGCATCCATTCTCagagaggttgggggggaggggaacgaaCACCGAAAACAACATATGCCACTGGGTGCTCAGAAACAAAGAAGTTTGGACTTTTTGACGGAGGCTCCATCTAAATggctattttgatttttttttcatgagatGGTGACTGTAGAGACCTTGAACTAGAGGAAGGAAAACAGTCAGGATCACTCAATATTTACTGGCAAGTGCCTGGAGAGGAAACTTAGAGGAGTATAAGGCCAGTAGCTCCAAACTGAGACACTGGTGTTGAAGAAGGGTGGTCACAAGGAGGGGCAATTCATAACAAGTAAGAGGATTAGCGGAAGAGGTGTTAGGTAAAATGCTGTGATGTACATTACTCAAAGAGTCAGCCTAGAAGGGTCCCATCAGATGTACGAATCTGTGAAAATGGCATGCTTTTATTTTTACTGTAATCCTTTCCACAggcaagtttcagaggggtagccgtgccagtctgtttcagcaaatatCTGgcgaagtgggttccagcccgtGAAAGCTTGTGCCCAGATAAATGTGTTTGTCTTCAGGGTGCCCCGGGACTCCTCATTGTCTTTCCACAGATAACGCTGATGTCGGTCATGGGGGAAAGAAACGAAACGGCCGTGTCTGAGTTCATCCTCCTGGGATTTTCCAGCCTTAGTGGGAAACTGAAAATTTTCCTCTTCTTGGTTCTTCTCTTCATCTACATCATCACAGTAACGGGGAACACGCTCATCATTTTCCTAGTGTGGATGGACCAGCGGCTCCATTCCCCTATGTACTTTTTCATCGGCAATTTGTCCTTCTTGGAAATCTGGTTCACCTCAGTCACAAGCCTCAAACTGATGCTGAGCTTCCTGTCAGTGCGTACAACCATTTCATTCTGCGGCTGCATGGCCCAGTCCTTCTTCTATTTTGCCTTAGGTGCCACAGAGCTAGCCTTCCTCGTGGTCATATCCTTTgatcgctatgtggccatctgccacccttTGCAGTACACCAGTGTCATGAAACAGAGACTCTGCGTCCAATTGGTCCTTGCTACATGGGTGGGAGGCTTCATGGTTATGAGTTTACGGATGCTCCTGATTTCAAAGCTGAGATTCTGTGGGCCGAACATGATCAACCATTTCTTCTGTGACAATGCGCCCCTCTTCCAGCTCTCCTGCACTGACACCCGTGGGATTAGAAGGGTGGATTCCATTTTGATCTCAGCCTTAGTGCTGGGCTCATTATGCCTAACGATGCTGTCATACGTGAATATCTTATTTGCTGTTCTGCGCATGCCAACGGCCCCCGGCAGGCAGAAAGCATTTGCGACCTGCGGCTCCCATCTCACGTCTTTGGCAATTGCCTATGGAAGCTGCATTTTTCTGTATGCTCGGCCTTCTGGAAATTCCTCTTTGGAGGTCAACAAAGGGGTGGCTGTGCTGAACACCGTGGTGTACCCTTTCCTCAACCCTTTCATCTACAGCCTGCGGAACAGGGCTGTGAAGCTTGCCCTGAGAGAAACCATTAGGTTGGGTACTGCAAAGTGGTTTCCCATTTTTTGCCAGCCTTCCAAGTAGAAACACAAAAAGCAGTGGGAAGATAATGGAAAGGCATGAATCAGTCCACTAATCCGTAGCCCGATTTTCTGGAATGGTCTTTCCTTCACGtgcatttttatataaataaatgttcAGTCAATTCAATTAGTCAAGGAAATAATTAGTGTCATTAAACCTTTCTTTAAAGTGTTGAATGGTCACAcacttgaaatcaatgggcaATTCTGCAGGGGGGGGACATAGACAGCAGCAGAGTGAGTTTCCTTGTAGCCACATGATTTTCTATACGACTTGGGTACCAAATATCCTTTAggcacttttttttctctttatgatGATGGTATCatttcatttcaagaaagatgtggagaaattggagagagtccaaagaAAAGCCACaggaatgatgaaaggtcgagagaacatgagctatgggagaaggctgaaagaactgggcttgtttaatttaggaaggagaagactgagaggggatatgatagtggttttcaagtacctaaaagagtggagggagaaaaattgttctccttgacctctgaggataggagaagaagcaatgggcttaaattgaagcaagggaggtttacgttggacattaggaaaaacttcctgcctatcagggtggttaaacactggaataaattacctaggggggttgtggaatctccatcactggagatatttaagagcaggttagacagacacctgccagggatgatgtCGATGAtgtttggttctgctgtgagggtaggggactggactcgataacctcgaTAACCTCGATTCCTTCctgttctagcattctatgattctatgaatctatgattttaTTCCCTCtgtgggaagtcaatgggagaaaatCTCCTGTGGATTTCCCTTACTTTTTGTGGCccggtggagtactggagtcaatgaaGTCATGATCAGcaatcaatttagcaggtccttagtagacccactaaatctaacCTTGGGAGATCAATCTCTGAAGTGTTATTCTCAGGGTAAATGGAGATTGTGACGGACCGGAccgggtctgggcagcactgagggtgtctgctcaggaCGAGTTGCTGAAAagcagggctgcttacagccctagactggagacctttcccaaaacaGGTCACTAACCAATCAtactgagcacttcagctgccattcCGGCCAGCAGGAAACCTTGCGAGCAAAACTcctcagataccccagctctCCTTGtaccccaatcagccccaggccttacaCACAGATGAGGGgtctcacctaccctgaatgggttctcccggtcccaaagaaccagccacaaatccctcgtcagtttacactttggctcttacccacaagagcacgctgggccaatcctttagaatctaaaatctaaaggtttattaataaaagaaagaaaaagtatgagagtgagggtatgtctacactacccccctagttcgaactaggggggtaatgtatgcataccgaacttgctaatgaagcccgggatttgaatttcccgggcttcattagcataaagccggcgccgccatttttaaaagccggctagtgcgaaccccgtgcctcatggaacgaggtgtacagatagttcggattaggaagcctaatccgaactatctagtccgtgccgcgtgtagccgtgcggcacggggttcgcactagccggcttttaaaaatggcggcaccggctttatgctaatgaagcccgggaaattcaaatcccgggcttcattagcaagttcggtatgcatacattacccccctagttcgaactaggggggtagtgtagacataccctgaggttgttaaggagaatacatcacatgcaccagtcaccaagttcttgatgcaggctcttagcagagatgttacaaactgctatcttgaaagtctctggtgcacatcctatgtcagcATGGGTTGAtaatccttcccagctctctgtccctcgtAAGGTTGCATCCAGGATCaatagcagaattgaagacaagatggagtccacctcatggcacttta
This genomic interval carries:
- the LOC102450319 gene encoding olfactory receptor 6M1-like → MSVMGERNETAVSEFILLGFSSLSGKLKIFLFLVLLFIYIITVTGNTLIIFLVWMDQRLHSPMYFFIGNLSFLEIWFTSVTSLKLMLSFLSVRTTISFCGCMAQSFFYFALGATELAFLVVISFDRYVAICHPLQYTSVMKQRLCVQLVLATWVGGFMVMSLRMLLISKLRFCGPNMINHFFCDNAPLFQLSCTDTRGIRRVDSILISALVLGSLCLTMLSYVNILFAVLRMPTAPGRQKAFATCGSHLTSLAIAYGSCIFLYARPSGNSSLEVNKGVAVLNTVVYPFLNPFIYSLRNRAVKLALRETIRLGTAKWFPIFCQPSK